In a genomic window of Streptomyces sp. BHT-5-2:
- a CDS encoding EF-hand domain-containing protein gives MGRTTVAAATVARRRIFAMMDADGDGVISAHDYLSRVDRTVQATGRSEDDPLVVAARGQAHKAWGAMDANGDGKLTFEEYDAWVGADKFDNVCRFALGALFDLADADGDGVLDKAEFTMLRTALNNAPGNAAAAFNALDADGDGLVARDEYLASIRSYVIGDASPMGEALY, from the coding sequence GTGGGCCGTACCACCGTTGCAGCCGCCACCGTCGCGAGAAGGCGCATCTTCGCCATGATGGACGCGGACGGGGATGGGGTCATCTCAGCCCACGACTACCTCTCCCGGGTCGACCGGACCGTCCAGGCCACGGGACGCTCGGAGGACGACCCGCTCGTCGTCGCCGCCCGCGGGCAAGCCCACAAGGCATGGGGGGCGATGGACGCGAACGGCGACGGGAAGCTGACGTTCGAGGAATACGACGCATGGGTCGGCGCCGACAAGTTCGACAACGTCTGCCGGTTCGCCCTGGGCGCACTGTTCGACCTCGCCGACGCCGACGGGGACGGCGTCCTGGACAAGGCCGAATTCACCATGCTGCGCACCGCGCTGAACAATGCGCCCGGAAACGCTGCTGCCGCGTTCAACGCATTGGACGCCGACGGAGACGGCCTGGTGGCTCGTGATGAGTACCTGGCGTCGATCCGCTCCTACGTCATCGGCGACGCCTCCCCTATGGGCGAGGCCCTGTATTAA
- a CDS encoding DAPG hydrolase family protein: protein MLPVTYYPVPTQDLFRRNAERIKNKPYAEYFNGDLWLHDDVLPSLKAPMDPDAMLSSDPADLNTLLDPGHHTVETGYGLTRAGHPYVASLTRFPGCTPEMFTWWFWWHSVEPERYSLWYPYNHVEAVPRNKDVLTRPGLSDAERYIGNTHDIVEYIGPTRLALSVEFVDPAELGLDTGRFTTAGYRAHACARIRGGYMIHLARKTDEGFELRSRYLLDRTPAPAPDSAEARDRARAFAYELLLHDQIEFTHLSTFLADIFAEFGRRSASPHAW, encoded by the coding sequence ATGCTGCCTGTCACGTACTACCCGGTCCCCACCCAGGACCTGTTCCGCCGCAATGCCGAACGGATCAAGAACAAGCCCTACGCCGAGTACTTCAACGGCGACCTGTGGCTCCACGACGACGTCCTGCCGTCCCTGAAGGCGCCCATGGACCCCGACGCCATGCTGTCCTCGGACCCCGCCGACCTCAACACCCTGCTGGACCCCGGCCACCACACCGTGGAGACCGGATACGGCCTCACCCGCGCCGGTCACCCCTACGTCGCGAGCCTGACCCGCTTTCCCGGATGCACCCCGGAGATGTTCACCTGGTGGTTCTGGTGGCACTCCGTGGAGCCCGAGCGGTACTCCCTCTGGTACCCCTACAACCACGTGGAGGCCGTCCCGCGCAACAAGGACGTACTCACCCGGCCGGGCCTGAGCGACGCCGAACGCTACATCGGCAACACACACGACATCGTCGAATACATCGGCCCCACCCGCCTCGCGCTGTCCGTCGAGTTCGTGGACCCCGCCGAACTCGGCCTGGACACAGGCCGTTTCACCACGGCTGGTTACCGAGCCCACGCCTGCGCCCGCATCCGTGGCGGCTACATGATCCACCTGGCGCGAAAGACCGACGAGGGCTTCGAGCTGCGTAGCCGCTACCTCCTCGACCGGACACCCGCGCCGGCCCCTGACAGCGCGGAGGCACGTGACCGGGCGCGGGCCTTCGCCTACGAACTCCTGCTCCACGACCAGATCGAGTTCACGCACCTGTCGACCTTCCTCGCCGACATCTTCGCCGAGTTCGGCCGGCGGTCCGCATCGCCTCATGCCTGGTAG
- a CDS encoding cytochrome c biogenesis protein ResB: MSTTTNSSSAPGGGASSRPAGAGADPGAARHRPSASRREDVPLPSLGPVGWARWFWRQLTSMRVALMLLFLLSLGAIPGSLIPQVGTDPVKVDEFKTAHATLGRIYDTLGMFHVYSSVWFSAVYLLLFVSLIGCIVPRAWQFVEQFRRRTPAAPRRMTRLPAYTTWRTDAHPDDVLAAAERMLKRRCFRARRAGSAVAAEKGYLREAGNLVFHLALVVILVAIAVGSLGKSEGGKLILEGDGFSNNRAQYDDFDSGAFFDTDSMKPFGFTLHKFVAAYERSGPQKGTPRVFRADISYFLGTGGAEHRASIEVNEPLDMADAKVYLISHGYAPTVTVKDGRGKVVYRGSAPFLPQDAKNFTSTGVVKVPGAKTRDGRPNQLGFQGFFIPTYGGAGSGTMLSQFPAPDNPRMVLTAFHGDLGLGSGLPQNVYQLKMKGLTPYKAHGRAAAQMLRPGETMTLPGGDGSITFDGVKPWAGFQISHKPGNGLALTGGLAALFGVAGSLLIQRRRVWVRAERGDDGATVVELGGLGRNEAARVPQELADLAGALEPDAPVLPVPGR, from the coding sequence ATGTCCACCACGACCAATTCCTCCAGTGCCCCGGGCGGTGGCGCATCCTCCCGCCCCGCAGGCGCCGGCGCCGATCCCGGTGCGGCCAGGCACCGTCCCTCTGCCTCGCGCAGGGAAGACGTCCCCCTCCCCTCGCTCGGTCCCGTCGGATGGGCGCGTTGGTTCTGGCGCCAGCTGACCTCCATGCGGGTGGCGCTGATGCTGCTGTTCCTGCTCTCACTTGGCGCTATTCCCGGCTCGCTGATCCCACAGGTCGGCACCGACCCGGTCAAGGTCGACGAATTCAAGACCGCCCACGCGACCCTCGGCAGGATCTACGACACGTTGGGGATGTTCCACGTCTACAGCTCGGTGTGGTTCTCGGCGGTCTACCTGCTGCTGTTCGTCTCCCTCATCGGCTGCATCGTGCCGCGTGCCTGGCAGTTCGTCGAACAGTTCCGCCGGCGCACGCCGGCCGCGCCGCGTCGGATGACCCGGCTCCCCGCCTACACCACCTGGCGCACCGACGCCCACCCCGACGACGTTCTCGCCGCCGCCGAACGCATGCTCAAGAGGCGCTGCTTCCGTGCCCGCCGGGCCGGTAGCGCGGTCGCCGCCGAGAAGGGCTATCTGCGCGAGGCAGGCAACCTGGTCTTCCACCTTGCCCTGGTCGTGATACTGGTGGCAATCGCCGTCGGCAGTCTGGGGAAGTCCGAAGGCGGCAAGCTGATCCTCGAAGGCGACGGCTTCAGCAACAACCGTGCCCAGTACGACGACTTCGACTCCGGCGCGTTCTTCGACACCGACAGCATGAAGCCCTTCGGTTTCACCCTGCACAAGTTCGTCGCGGCCTACGAGCGTTCCGGCCCCCAGAAGGGCACCCCGCGGGTCTTCCGCGCCGACATCTCGTACTTCCTCGGAACGGGCGGCGCGGAGCACAGGGCATCGATCGAGGTGAACGAACCCCTCGACATGGCCGATGCCAAGGTCTACCTGATCTCGCACGGCTATGCGCCTACGGTCACCGTCAAGGACGGCCGCGGCAAGGTCGTCTATCGGGGCTCGGCGCCCTTCCTGCCGCAGGACGCGAAGAACTTCACCTCGACCGGCGTGGTCAAGGTGCCAGGCGCCAAGACCAGGGACGGCAGACCCAACCAGCTCGGATTCCAGGGCTTCTTCATCCCCACCTACGGCGGCGCGGGCTCCGGCACGATGCTCTCCCAGTTCCCGGCGCCGGACAATCCCCGCATGGTGCTCACGGCCTTCCATGGCGACCTCGGGCTGGGTTCCGGACTGCCGCAGAACGTGTACCAGCTGAAAATGAAGGGCCTGACCCCGTACAAGGCCCATGGTCGCGCTGCTGCCCAGATGTTGCGGCCCGGCGAAACGATGACGCTGCCCGGAGGCGACGGCAGCATCACCTTCGACGGCGTCAAGCCCTGGGCCGGCTTCCAGATCAGCCACAAACCGGGCAACGGTCTCGCCCTGACCGGCGGGCTCGCCGCGCTGTTCGGCGTGGCAGGCTCACTGCTCATCCAGCGGCGCCGGGTATGGGTCCGTGCGGAGCGGGGCGACGACGGCGCCACCGTCGTCGAGCTGGGCGGACTCGGCCGCAACGAAGCCGCCCGTGTCCCCCAGGAACTCGCCGACCTCGCCGGGGCGTTGGAGCCAGACGCACCTGTCCTTCCAGTTCCGGGTCGCTGA
- a CDS encoding HAD hydrolase-like protein, translating to MLIRGTPADVEGGRANGVRVIAVASGRSAAPELRDAGADAVVPDLRDTKRLPKLIRGSERPV from the coding sequence GTGTTGATCAGGGGCACCCCGGCCGACGTCGAAGGCGGGCGGGCGAACGGGGTGCGGGTCATCGCGGTCGCCTCGGGCCGGAGCGCCGCCCCGGAACTACGCGATGCAGGGGCCGATGCAGTCGTACCGGACCTGCGTGACACGAAACGTCTCCCGAAGCTCATCCGTGGGAGCGAGCGTCCGGTCTGA
- a CDS encoding polyphosphate polymerase domain-containing protein, whose amino-acid sequence MTAGTAVLAPAAVQAINEAAHDAEPISLAEVNERSALLARFDRSYLVPADTFAHVVGRLTAPQRRGGPLRALAIEGRRAFRYHSVYYDTPDLRSFHDHRQGRRLRFKIRERVYQDTGERQYEIKLKGSRGDTVKHRRPLTGTDTPLAPAQQAFLAATLDRAYAIAAPTTLHPSLSTDYLRATFVGDGERVTCDAGLVCVDLRTQQAVHCDTDLVLVETKSTGHLTDADRVLHAHGVQPAVFTKYCGAFAALRPSLPANRWRRAARRAFGAGTG is encoded by the coding sequence ATGACGGCCGGAACGGCGGTGCTCGCCCCGGCGGCCGTACAGGCCATCAACGAGGCGGCCCACGACGCCGAACCCATTTCGCTGGCCGAGGTCAACGAGCGGTCCGCCCTGCTCGCGCGCTTCGACCGCAGCTACCTGGTACCGGCAGACACGTTCGCCCATGTGGTCGGCCGGCTCACCGCGCCGCAGCGCCGCGGCGGGCCGCTACGGGCCCTGGCCATCGAGGGCCGACGCGCCTTCCGCTACCACTCGGTCTACTACGACACCCCCGACCTCCGGTCGTTCCACGATCACCGCCAGGGCCGCCGCCTCCGCTTCAAGATCCGTGAACGCGTCTACCAGGACACCGGCGAGCGGCAGTACGAGATCAAGCTCAAGGGGAGCCGCGGCGACACCGTCAAGCACCGCCGGCCCCTCACCGGGACCGACACCCCACTCGCCCCCGCCCAACAAGCCTTCCTCGCGGCAACCCTGGACCGGGCCTACGCGATCGCCGCTCCCACCACACTGCATCCCTCGCTCAGCACGGACTACCTCCGAGCGACCTTCGTGGGCGACGGCGAGCGCGTCACCTGCGACGCGGGACTGGTCTGCGTCGATCTGAGGACACAACAGGCCGTGCACTGCGACACCGACCTCGTGCTGGTCGAGACGAAATCAACCGGGCACCTCACCGACGCGGACCGCGTACTGCACGCCCACGGTGTGCAGCCCGCCGTCTTCACCAAGTACTGCGGCGCGTTCGCCGCCCTGCGCCCGTCGCTCCCCGCCAACCGCTGGCGCCGCGCGGCGCGCCGGGCCTTCGGGGCCGGAACAGGGTGA
- a CDS encoding multidrug effflux MFS transporter has protein sequence MPVMTAALVLLAFVTPLATDMYLPAFPDMTGALGTDASGVQLTLTSFLIGMGVGQLILGPLSDRFGRRKPILIGTAACVVATALCALAPSLGWLVALRFVQGFTGAAGVVIGRAVISDVATGEKAAKLLGVLMSLLGVAPAIAPVLGGIVIDAAGWRAVFWSLAATTLVALAGALVAVPESLPAERRQTGGAQATFRAAREVLANRSYLGHTLCFGMALAVLFCYLGGASFLFQNLLGLSVGQTSAAFASVGAVSVVSGLVITRLVGRFTPQALMRTGLAVMPVGSATLCVLALTDRLGLPAVLGLLYLTLVGISLVAMNAAALALEQVPHAAGTGSALLGTIQSVLSAIAAPLVGLGGEHTALPMFAGMTLSAVLAILALSMTGSTSASTAPAALN, from the coding sequence ATGCCGGTGATGACGGCAGCCCTGGTGCTGCTCGCTTTCGTGACGCCTCTGGCCACGGACATGTATCTGCCTGCCTTCCCCGACATGACTGGGGCCCTGGGCACGGACGCCTCCGGTGTTCAGCTCACCCTCACCTCGTTCCTGATCGGCATGGGAGTGGGCCAGCTGATCCTCGGCCCGCTCTCGGACCGGTTCGGGCGACGCAAGCCGATCCTGATCGGCACCGCCGCCTGCGTCGTGGCCACCGCACTGTGCGCCCTCGCCCCCTCGCTGGGCTGGCTGGTCGCCCTGCGCTTCGTCCAGGGCTTCACCGGTGCCGCGGGTGTCGTCATCGGCCGGGCCGTGATCTCCGACGTCGCCACCGGCGAGAAGGCGGCCAAGCTACTGGGCGTGCTGATGTCGTTGCTGGGCGTGGCACCGGCCATCGCGCCAGTACTGGGCGGCATCGTGATCGACGCCGCCGGCTGGCGGGCGGTGTTCTGGAGCCTGGCCGCCACCACTCTGGTCGCCCTCGCCGGCGCGCTGGTCGCGGTGCCGGAAAGCCTGCCCGCCGAACGTCGCCAGACGGGAGGCGCCCAGGCAACGTTCCGGGCGGCCCGCGAGGTCCTGGCCAACCGCTCCTACCTGGGACACACCCTCTGCTTCGGGATGGCCCTGGCCGTGCTCTTCTGCTACCTGGGCGGAGCGTCCTTCCTCTTCCAGAACCTGCTCGGCCTGAGCGTGGGCCAGACCTCCGCCGCGTTCGCCTCCGTCGGCGCCGTCAGCGTCGTATCCGGCCTGGTCATCACCCGCCTCGTCGGCCGCTTCACCCCCCAGGCACTGATGCGGACCGGTCTTGCGGTGATGCCCGTCGGCTCCGCCACCCTGTGCGTGCTCGCCCTGACCGACCGACTGGGTCTGCCGGCAGTGCTGGGGCTGCTCTACCTCACCCTGGTCGGCATCAGCCTGGTCGCCATGAACGCGGCCGCACTCGCCCTGGAACAGGTTCCGCACGCCGCCGGAACCGGCTCCGCCCTCCTGGGCACCATCCAGAGCGTCCTCAGCGCCATCGCCGCCCCACTGGTGGGCCTCGGCGGCGAACACACCGCCCTCCCCATGTTCGCCGGCATGACCCTCTCGGCCGTCCTCGCCATCCTTGCTTTGAGCATGACGGGTTCCACCTCCGCTAGCACTGCCCCTGCCGCCCTCAACTGA
- a CDS encoding NAD(P)-binding protein, which translates to MNPTALEVDYLIVGAGAMGMAFADTLIAETDATVAIVDRHDQPGGHWTVAYPFVRLHQPSSFYGVNSRELGSGTVDQDGWNAGLHELASASEILAYFDQVMRRTLLPTGRVSYFPKSLYDGPDPQRPDVQRFRSLVSGAGFEVTVKRRTVDATYMNVTVPAMAPPKYEVAPGIRLITPNQLPALEELPSHYTVVGAGKTGIDACLWLLSRGTDPADITWIMPRDSWLIDRAHTQPGDSSALETEAARREAVAGASTVQELFTRLEDRGLLLRLSPDVEPTAYRCATVARAELEQLRRIGDIVRHGRVRRIDESEIELDEAIVPAQAGTLYIDCTADGLERRPTVPVFDQARITLQAVVPCQQVFSAALTAHVEASYADDDTKNALCAPSQHPDSALDWIQFFGDIQERIVRWTADPALVAWLTTCRLLGRRLPELSPEQRTALLPTFQAQKLKLERLLQQANVVSAVN; encoded by the coding sequence ATGAATCCGACAGCTCTTGAGGTCGACTACCTGATCGTCGGTGCCGGGGCCATGGGGATGGCCTTCGCCGACACCCTCATCGCCGAGACCGACGCGACGGTGGCCATCGTCGACCGCCATGACCAGCCCGGCGGTCACTGGACGGTCGCCTACCCCTTCGTGCGCCTGCACCAGCCGTCGTCCTTCTACGGCGTCAACTCCCGCGAGCTGGGCAGCGGCACGGTGGACCAGGACGGCTGGAACGCGGGACTGCACGAGCTGGCCTCGGCCAGCGAGATCCTGGCCTACTTCGACCAGGTGATGCGCAGGACACTCCTGCCGACCGGCCGGGTCTCCTACTTCCCCAAGTCGCTCTACGACGGCCCGGATCCCCAGCGGCCCGACGTCCAGCGCTTCCGCTCCCTCGTCAGCGGGGCCGGCTTCGAGGTGACCGTCAAACGGCGGACCGTGGACGCCACCTACATGAACGTCACCGTGCCGGCCATGGCTCCGCCCAAGTACGAGGTCGCCCCCGGCATCCGCCTGATCACCCCCAACCAGCTGCCCGCCCTGGAGGAACTGCCGTCCCACTACACCGTCGTCGGGGCGGGAAAGACAGGCATCGACGCCTGCCTGTGGCTGCTCAGCCGCGGCACCGATCCCGCCGACATCACCTGGATCATGCCCCGCGACTCCTGGCTGATCGACCGCGCCCACACCCAGCCCGGGGATTCCTCCGCCCTCGAAACGGAGGCGGCCCGCCGCGAGGCCGTGGCCGGCGCCAGCACGGTGCAAGAGCTGTTCACACGGCTGGAGGACCGCGGCCTGCTGCTTCGGCTGTCGCCCGACGTCGAGCCGACGGCCTACCGCTGCGCGACGGTCGCCCGCGCCGAACTCGAACAGCTGCGCCGCATCGGCGACATCGTCCGCCACGGCAGGGTCAGGCGCATCGACGAGAGCGAGATCGAACTCGACGAGGCCATCGTTCCCGCGCAGGCCGGGACCCTCTACATCGACTGCACCGCCGACGGTCTGGAACGACGGCCGACGGTGCCTGTCTTCGACCAGGCGCGCATCACGTTGCAGGCGGTGGTTCCCTGCCAGCAGGTGTTCAGCGCCGCACTCACCGCCCACGTCGAGGCGAGTTACGCCGACGACGACACCAAGAACGCCCTGTGCGCACCCTCGCAGCACCCCGACTCCGCCCTGGACTGGATACAGTTCTTCGGCGACATCCAGGAGCGGATCGTGCGATGGACCGCCGACCCCGCACTCGTCGCATGGCTCACCACCTGCCGCCTCCTGGGCCGACGGCTCCCCGAGCTCTCCCCCGAGCAGCGCACCGCACTCCTGCCCACGTTCCAGGCCCAGAAGCTGAAGCTGGAGCGGCTTCTCCAGCAGGCGAACGTGGTCTCGGCAGTGAACTGA
- a CDS encoding TetR/AcrR family transcriptional regulator → MDGTVSPAPRGARRLRRDAEANRQRTLLAAREVFAERGLGVNLDDIAHHAGVGVATSYRLFGNKQALINELFEERVDALASAAEHALADDDPWEGFVGLLTMILELMATDRGLREVVFSEVGGRPLVAQARRRFIPAADAVMRRAQEAGLLRPDLAMTDLQLVFYMVNCAIQHTQPVSNAVWRRCLTIVLDGLRVRPGLTDMPVAALTTAEEEQVAGLNPFSS, encoded by the coding sequence ATGGACGGAACGGTTTCACCCGCACCCCGTGGCGCACGGCGCCTGAGACGCGATGCCGAGGCCAACCGGCAGCGCACGCTCCTGGCCGCTCGGGAGGTGTTCGCCGAGCGGGGGCTGGGGGTGAACCTTGATGACATCGCTCACCATGCCGGTGTCGGAGTGGCGACGTCCTACCGGCTTTTCGGCAACAAGCAGGCGCTGATCAACGAGCTGTTCGAAGAGCGCGTCGATGCCTTGGCGTCGGCCGCCGAACACGCTCTGGCGGATGACGACCCGTGGGAGGGGTTCGTCGGCCTGCTGACCATGATCTTGGAGCTGATGGCCACCGATCGCGGACTGCGAGAAGTGGTGTTCTCCGAGGTCGGGGGGCGTCCGCTGGTGGCGCAGGCGCGCCGTAGGTTCATCCCCGCGGCCGACGCGGTCATGCGTCGTGCCCAGGAAGCCGGCCTGCTGCGCCCGGACTTGGCCATGACCGACCTGCAACTCGTCTTCTACATGGTGAACTGCGCAATCCAGCACACCCAGCCGGTCTCGAACGCGGTGTGGAGGCGCTGCCTGACGATCGTCCTGGACGGCCTGCGCGTCCGCCCCGGACTGACAGACATGCCGGTGGCGGCTCTCACGACCGCCGAGGAAGAGCAGGTCGCCGGCCTCAACCCCTTCAGTTCCTGA
- a CDS encoding DUF4956 domain-containing protein — translation MDSLRHLVAHLGLDLAAICLLAFAIYYPRHRRRDLVPAYLALNVALFTVVAALAAVGGKGGMAVGFGLFGVLSIIRLRSDSVQHEEVAYYFTTLVLGLICALPHLSFGLAAVLSAVLLLVVYAADHPRLLARTRRAVVTLDTVHSDPAPLRADLERRLGEPLHWTVMEVDFVRDLMVVDVRYREAASRTVGEQPAVAERGRPNSPVLDAA, via the coding sequence ATGGACTCGTTACGTCACCTCGTCGCCCACCTGGGGCTCGACCTCGCCGCCATCTGCCTGCTGGCGTTCGCGATCTACTACCCCAGGCACCGACGCCGCGACCTCGTGCCCGCGTATCTGGCCCTGAACGTCGCCCTGTTCACCGTCGTCGCGGCGCTCGCCGCAGTGGGCGGCAAGGGAGGCATGGCGGTCGGCTTCGGCCTCTTCGGCGTCCTGTCGATCATCAGGCTCCGCTCCGACTCCGTCCAACACGAGGAAGTCGCCTACTACTTCACCACGCTCGTCCTCGGCCTCATCTGCGCCCTCCCGCACCTGTCGTTCGGCCTTGCCGCTGTGCTGAGCGCCGTACTCCTGCTGGTCGTCTACGCGGCCGACCACCCGCGGCTGCTCGCCCGCACCCGTCGCGCGGTCGTCACTCTCGACACCGTCCACAGCGACCCCGCCCCGCTCCGGGCCGACCTTGAGCGGCGCCTCGGCGAACCACTGCACTGGACGGTCATGGAGGTGGACTTCGTGCGGGATCTGATGGTCGTCGACGTCCGTTACCGAGAAGCCGCGTCGAGAACCGTAGGTGAGCAGCCCGCCGTGGCCGAGCGCGGGCGTCCGAACTCGCCCGTCCTGGACGCGGCATGA